The sequence TCTTCTTCTCTTATATATAAAAAGGAGAACAGATCTAACATTGAGGAGGACTTATATATAACCAGTTCATAAAcactgataataaaatacacaggGCGTGAAATTATTATCCTTCGAGAGGCTAAAAAACTTATATAACCCATGTATTCTTAAGTTCATCATAAACACACGCACACCACAAACGTTATTCATGCGTCCATCGATTGGTACACCCtgaaatcattatcagggaATATCCCTCGACAACTATATAAGAAATAATTCTCACATCACATATTCTTACTCTCcccatatctaataaaaatccataaaattcaaataatttacccaGTTTTATCATCTATTCTCATCTTCCAGCCTACCGTCTCGTTACCGATTACGAATATAGAtcatgttttactaataaaaaaattacaagagaAATTAACAGATAATTTACTCCTTTAAAAGATcacatctaaaatcaaactacgacatcACTCCTGACATATTCGTTCAGCGACACTCTATAGCACATTCATATCTTCATATCTCGAAGATATGCTTAATATTACCACATCTACACACTGGCACCACTTAGCtagttgaaaataaaaatgtttCGTCCTTGACTAATCCTGGTGGAAAACGCTGACCCCCTGGAACAGGAAGAACGACTAAACAGCAAAACCGAACCCTACCAACTGGTCAAGCTCACCTACCAGTCAAACAGCACATCATAATCCCGAATCGAATCCAAGAAACTCGTCTTATTTTGTAGAGCATTTGCGCCAAAGTACGGTAGAAGAACTCGACAATTCACCGATTCCAGACAAGAGCAACGGAAGATTGGTTTTGGACTAAACATCAAAATTTCCTATTTCACAAGGGTAGTATATGCTCGTGATTAGGGAAGAACAGCCATCACGTCGGATGCCCTGAGCACGATATACTCGCCGTCCTCACCCTTGAACTCGTTTCCTGCATACTTGGTGTACATCACGTTGCTTCCGGGAGTGATCGACAAGGCCTTCCTACTGCCATCCTCGCCCAAGGGTCCTGGGCCAACGGCTATCACCTGTTTCACGACGTATTAGAGACACAAGAAATCAGATCGATGCTATACGAATGTCAGGTCTGAACAAATCCGTGGGGTTGCTGATACACATGTAGTAGTACCAATGGGAAATGTACTACAGTGCATGTAGTGAAGAAGGATGAAATATGTTTTTCGAGCAAATGAAGAAGGATGAAATGTAATGTTGTGTGGTTGATCTTTTTCATGTTTAGTGAGGTGATCAATCTTTTGTTACTCTTCGGCAGCTGCATCTTCCACACTGAAGGCTGCACTTTGAACTTTGATGCTTCGTTTTTCTCCCGAAAGCTGACTACCGGTGCTGTACCTAAGATGGTATTTAGTAGTTGCATCTTCTAACCTTTGTGGCAAACCACAAAGGCAGGATTTAAAATTAAAGTCTTAATTACTGATAAAAAACCGCactcattatttttttctcgaacgtGCGGGAGAACTGTGTGTCATTGTATTAAGATAAAGAGCCGTCCGATTACAAAGCTGTATCTACGACCGGGTTAGTTTTTTTGTTACATGCGCGCCAGAAACAAAATGAATGACCCCGAACTCATTATGACGATAAGATTACCAATGCAGCATTTCTTCAACACAATTCTGTTGCCTGCTTCCCTTTCAGCTTCTAGGAATAATTAAACTATTGAAACTTAAAAAGTTAAGTAAACTTCACCCTCGATAGTTACTACTAGAACATAGTAAAGGCACAACTGATGCTAGCCACTAAAATTTAAAAAGGCCCAACAAAAAAAGAATTATGTGAAAGGATACAACTGTTGTACAGCTAATATGTTTATAACTTGGAAATATAAGCAGACATGATCAACAGATAATCAAATAAGTTACTGCAAATGCTGCATAATATACTAAACTAAATATACTCACTGTTCCAACAGAAGGTTTCTCTTTAGTTGCCTGCGTCAGTAGCAAACCACCATCAGTTTGTTCTTCAGCCTCAGCAACCTGGtacaaaaggaaataaaaaaatcagtaagTAAAATGGTAGTGAAGATGTGCATGTCATAATTAACACTCAAACAGGAAAGAGCATAGCTCCTGCTTAGCCTGCATTAAAATGTAGATTTCCTCCTGCTTATCCAATTTGAACCTTTGAAGGATAATACACGATGGAACACAATGCAATCATGCATTGTCTAATCTGAATCATCAAAGGAGAAACTATCACAGAACAACTATGCATGCATATGAGATGGATAATCTTAGACTGGACCTGGTGCAAATGTAAAGACAATTGCCAAGAAGATTGGCTCAGAATGGACGGTGGTGGATCGACACAGGCTGAAAGGAAGAGTGCTCTGGAGAGTTTGGAAAGCACAAAACGAAAGAGTTTCTGAAGTAAGCTTTGCTTCTATTGTTCAGACTTGACAAAGCAAATGAAGAAAGAACATGAATAAACAGCACATCTGCAAAAGACATCATAGAACTTTTGGTCTAAGGTGTAATTTTCTTGCTCTGTTTTAATGGCATATTTTTGTCTTCTATGCTTTATTCTGCTGAAAAAGGTGCAAAGACAATTTTCTAAACTTGATATAAGTCGTGAACATTATTTATTAGGGGTGTAGCCTTCCacatatgcatatgcaacgTCTATGTGCAGCTGCCAAACTAACTGTTGGTGTGAGACAAGATTTTCAAAAATAGCCTGTGCAACATGGGAGTACAGTAACCAATGAGTCAGTATAGTGTCACAATATTAGatcctgtttggtagagctccagcTCCCAGCTCCATATCAGATCTTGCGTTTATGGGCTAAGATAAAGTGATTTAAGTCTCTATTTTTAGACTAAAATGCAAATAAAATGGCTCACACAAACACCCTTGGTGTATCCACAACTCCAGCTCCACAAATTCTTGGAGTTGGAACTCTGCCAAACAAGACCTTATTATTCTTGGTAAACATACCTTAATGAGAATACGATCATTCAGTGGCTTCAGGTCGTTCACATCATCACTGTCGAGGATGCCAatgatttcttcttctttcaaaaTGAGATGGTCAGACTCATTGAATTCTAACTCTGTACCAGCATATTTCGCGTAGACAACTTGTGCACCAACCTGTATCAGATTATAATTATCACTGTCAAATTTCTCAATTAGTTCATATAGAACAGAACATCAAACATACCACTGGCGGGTCAGGCCATGGGGAAAATTGTCTTCaagaacaaacaaaaaagatttCTATCCTTGAAGAAGATTGAATGCAGTACAAAATCTCTTGGCATACAAGATGTACAACTAATTTCCTTTTACTATGGATGGCAGTCCAGTAACAGCACTTTTAGATCATTGGTTATCTTTCATTTTGCTATTTCTAAATGTTCACATGCACAGGTATAGAATTATAGACATGTCTAACTACACCAAGTAAACTTAGTTGTGTAAAGGTACATACCGGAACACTGATCTCGATGCTGTTACTTCCGAAATTTCTCCCCTCTCCA is a genomic window of Phragmites australis chromosome 17, lpPhrAust1.1, whole genome shotgun sequence containing:
- the LOC133897186 gene encoding 20 kDa chaperonin, chloroplastic-like, whose protein sequence is MASVHLFGSRGVVAVRPALDGLRVTPSLAVSRGRRAQGLVVRAATVVSPKYTSIKPLGDRVLVKIKTSEAKTDGGILLPVSVQSKPQGGEVVAVGEGRNFGSNSIEISVPVGAQVVYAKYAGTELEFNESDHLILKEEEIIGILDSDDVNDLKPLNDRILIKVAEAEEQTDGGLLLTQATKEKPSVGTVIAVGPGPLGEDGSRKALSITPGSNVMYTKYAGNEFKGEDGEYIVLRASDVMAVLP